Proteins encoded by one window of Roseibium sp. Sym1:
- a CDS encoding transporter substrate-binding domain-containing protein, producing the protein MKNILLTLAVAASSMIGAGFSALAEDLPDLGGKEIVIASENTYPPLQFVDPKSGDAIGWEYDAIAEIAKRLNATITYENVSWDAMIPAISAGEYDLAMNGITIRADRAEQVDFSEPYMRSEMFMLVRAGEDRFTDPKGFAANEDFLAGAQPGTTPFYVTVYEVLDGDEANPRIKLFETFGAAVQALKAGDVDLVLTDSTGGQGYVATNPDTFKLIGEPMGSEDFGFIFPKGSDLVAPFNAAIASLRADGTLDALNKKWFFDYKAGQ; encoded by the coding sequence ATGAAAAACATCCTCCTGACCCTGGCGGTCGCCGCTTCCTCCATGATCGGCGCAGGCTTCTCCGCGCTGGCCGAAGACCTTCCGGATCTTGGTGGCAAGGAAATCGTGATCGCATCCGAAAACACCTATCCCCCCCTGCAATTCGTCGACCCGAAATCAGGTGATGCCATCGGCTGGGAATATGACGCAATCGCGGAAATCGCGAAGCGGCTCAACGCCACGATCACCTACGAGAACGTTTCCTGGGACGCGATGATCCCGGCAATCTCCGCGGGCGAATACGATCTGGCCATGAACGGCATCACCATCCGCGCCGACCGGGCCGAGCAGGTCGATTTTTCCGAGCCCTACATGCGCTCGGAAATGTTCATGCTGGTGCGGGCCGGCGAGGACCGGTTCACCGACCCGAAGGGCTTTGCCGCGAACGAGGACTTCCTGGCCGGCGCGCAACCGGGCACCACGCCGTTCTATGTCACGGTCTATGAGGTTCTGGACGGCGACGAGGCCAATCCGCGTATCAAGCTGTTCGAGACCTTTGGCGCGGCGGTTCAGGCCCTGAAGGCCGGCGATGTCGACCTGGTGCTGACCGACAGCACCGGCGGCCAGGGCTATGTCGCCACCAATCCGGATACGTTCAAGCTGATCGGAGAGCCGATGGGCTCCGAAGATTTCGGTTTCATCTTCCCGAAAGGCTCCGACCTGGTTGCGCCGTTCAATGCCGCCATCGCCAGCCTGCGCGCAGACGGCACGCTGGATGCGCTCAACAAGAAATGGTTCTTCGACTACAAGGCCGGCCAGTAA